From one Triticum urartu cultivar G1812 chromosome 3, Tu2.1, whole genome shotgun sequence genomic stretch:
- the LOC125549261 gene encoding LRR receptor kinase BAK1-like yields the protein MAAQTGAVLLLVGLLALATMASSNTEGDILYSQRQVWKDPNNVLTSWDPTLVNPCTWFHVTCNLDNSVTRVDLGNAGISGTLIPQLGQLKNLQYLELYGNNMSGPIPTTLGNLTRLVSLDLYDNHLTGVIPSSLGAVGTLRFLRLHGNKLAGSIPASLGRLTKLVELELQENMLSGTVPLEILSLVLVGDLTELNVAKNNLAGTVISSKPRVATVIHDTLKTTS from the exons ATGGCAGCTCAGACCGGAGCAGTGCTCCTCCTCGTCGGCCTCCTTGCTCTTGCAACCATGGCCAGCAGCAACACTGAAG GCGACATCCTTTACTCGCAAAGGCAGGTGTGGAAGGATCCCAACAACGTTCTGACAAGCTGGGATCCGACGCTTGTCAACCCCTGCACTTGGTTCCATGTCACCTGCAACCTCGACAACTCCGTCACCCGAGT GGATTTGGGGAACGCAGGCATCTCAGGCACCCTGATTCCTCAACTGGGACAACTGAAGAACCTGCAGTACCT GGAGCTATACGGGAACAATATGAGTGGACCAATACCAACGACCCTGGGCAACCTGACACGCCTGGTCAGCCTTGATCTCTACGACAACCATCTCACCGGAGTGATACCTTCCTCGCTTGGGGCAGTTGGGACACTGCGTTTCTT GAGGTTGCATGGGAACAAACTGGCAGGGAGTATACCGGCATCGTTGGGCCGTCTGACGAAGCTTGTCGAGCTGGAGCTTCAGGAGAACATGCTGAGCGGCACGGTGCCGCTGGAGATCCTCTCACTTGTTCTTGTTGGGGACTTGACTGAACT GAATGTCGCCAAGAACAATCTTGCCGGCActgtcatatcatctaaaccaaGAG TGGCTACGGTCATCCATGACACGCTCAAGACTACAAGCTGA